The Triticum urartu cultivar G1812 chromosome 6, Tu2.1, whole genome shotgun sequence genome includes the window atgttttgttaagggttttgtcatctttccagaggtgcaacacatgtatttttgtgatgtgtgtggtgacttgtgcaagcttgcaaagtggtgcacttgctaattctgttttcagcgacttagtgatttcaccaagtcctggagctgtttatctcatgatgccatatgttcttgttgtttcctagtgatccgtgcctcttttggggatgatcagtaagagtgttttgttaatattgtagtgctctatccatccatgtatttgtttgcaattatggagcaccctagcttgagtcaatcgagctctacttttgctactttgtgaatctgggcagattgtcaacttgtttgcaattttgccggtgatgttgtagttgatccgtgcatgctatgctattgttcttgccatgtctagcttgaattttgtgccttatttatgggtgtatgcttgtcttgccatgacttgcaccgtagtgagtgcatcgagctcataaacatgcctacttgagttatgtttcagcatgtgccagttttcaccaagcctgaaaactgattatgtttttgctatgttcgcatgcttgcaattgtattttctgatcccttttggctcaaggtcactaagggacttttgttaagctctttgagtagctctatgtcatgctttactttgccatgttcaggtcctgtagcatgtagttttgttgctccgaagagggctacctgagctgaaattccagacaagtgttaatttcactaagtctgagatctgtttgtcatatgcatttttgccatgcttgtttgaacctgttaatggatgaattggccgtagctcagtgctagacttttgttaagaatcttgtgtgcatccctgccatgttttttgttgtcatgtttggttgctgtagcatgttcatctcatcgcatttagttggctacttgctgcaaatcgcagaccggtgtcatttttgaatcgcttgccatttccaaaccgtaactccgattccggcgttctttatatcatttgcaagcgatttcatctcatctttccagtggcacacttggttttccaagttgaggccaggttcatgcattccctgtcatatcttgcattttgcatcccgcatcgcatcccgcatagtatatcatcattgcatcatattgcttgatccttgcacgtggttaattgtatccttgttgcttgtttgtcttgtttgggtagggccgggagacgagttcgctaacgaggagcccgttgagttttctttcgaggatccagtcaactctgacaactgtgcaggcaagatgatcacaccctcgaaatcactactatctttgctatgctagtttgctcgctcttttgctatgccattgctacgatgcctaccacttgcttgcaagcctcccaaatttccatgtcaaacctctaacccaccattgtcctagcaaaccgttgattggctatgttaccgctttgctcagcccctcttatagcgttgctagttgcaggtgaagattggaggccgttccttgttggaacatttatttacttgttgggatatcattattttgccatgttatcttaatgcatctatatacttggtaaagggtggaaggctcggcctctcgcctagtgttttgttccactcttgccgccctagtttccgtcatatcggtgttatgttcccggattttgcgttccttacgcggttgggttataatgggaaccccttgatagttcgccttgattaaagcttttccagcaatgcccaacattggtcttaccatttgccacctagccttttctttttcttgtgttctgcagactcaagggtcatcttattttaaaccccccccgggccagtgctcctctgagtgttggtccaaactagagccccttgcagcgccacctcggggaaactcgagggctggttttagttgtacggattgcttatctgagtgtgccctgagaaagagatatgtgcagctcctatcgggatttttcggcacattcgggcggtggtgctggtcttgttttaacctgtcgaagtgtcttgagtaaccgagataccgagtctgatcggaacgtcttgggaggaggtctatttcttcgttgaccgtgagagcttgtcatgggctaagttgggactcccctgcagggattgaactttccaaagccgtgcctgcggttatgggcagatgggaatttgttaatgtccggttgtagataacttgaaccttaattaattaaaatgaatcaactgagtgtgttaccatgatggcctcttctcggcggagtccggaaagtggacacggtgttggagtaatgtttgcgcaggttgcttgctagtttctcgctcgcgctttgcctcctcttctcgctctcttttgcgaataagatagccaccatacttgctagtcgcttgctgcagctccacttatatttaccttgacatacctataagcttaaatagtcttgatcgcgagggtgcgagattgctgagtccctgtggctcacagattactattacaccagatgcagggcctgatgattccactccaggagacgcgtatgagctcaagtgggagttcgacgaagactctcaacgttactatgtttcctttcccgatgatcagtagtggtgcccagttgggggtgattgggaccgtgtcgcatgttgggttctcttttattttggcgccgtagtcgggccatgagtgtttggatgatgtaatgttatttatgtacttgattgacgtggcgagtgtaagccaactatgttatctccccttttattatcatattacatgggatgttgtgaagattgcctaacttgcgacatatgccttcaatgcgattatgtctctaagtcgtgcctcgacacgtgggagctatagtcgcatcgagggtgtcacAGCTAcaccctcttaatagtacggtggtccTATGACTCGATGAAAGAAGAAGAACGAAATAAATGTTATGTCTTCATCTCGTCTTCATTCTTCCTCGAACGCAGCCATTTGCTTTGAACAGGCACCGAACCAATTGCTTGAACTTCAGCAATTTTTAGGGGTCACTCTTGTTAGCTTCATCTTCGGTGATAACCTTCGCTGCATGGCAGGGAGATTATCTTCGTCGTTTGCATCAAACTCCTCGATACTTTGGGGACTTGTTACTCTGTGTGCATTAGCAAACACATAAGTCTCGTACTGTTTCTGTCAACAAACTCCAAAATATAAGGGGCATATCATTGCACCAAcaatatccatggctcacgctcatgtattgggtggagttgaaaatgctgaagcggGTTAGTATGATACAATTTCTTGGTTTGACACTGGGGTGCTCATGATTTATACTTATGTGGTGAAGGTGGAGTCATACCATGCTTACACAATTCAATGAGTATGGATAACATTCGTTGAGCATCGTATATTTCGAAAAAATAATGATTATGTTTCTTATATTCATGGATATTATTATGTTGATATCAATTAATTCATCATTTCTCAATATTTATACCATAAAGAATTACATAAATAATCATGCTAGGTAGCATTCAACATcaattttttgtttttatcatttacctactcgaggacgagcaggagttaagcttggggatgctgatacgtcttcaatgtatctataattttttattgtttcatgttATTATATTACCAATCTTAGATATGTTATAtgcattttatatcattttttgggactaacctattaacgcagtgcccagtgctagttgatgtttttgcttgtttttgctTTTCAGAAAACCAATACCAAACGAGGTGCAAGCACGATTAAACTTTACGGTGATTTTTCTTGACCATAAGGGACACTAGAACGTTCGGGAGGAGGCTAGAAGATCTACGAGAGAGTGACGAGCTCACccggcgcgccccaggggggccACCCCCTAAGCTCGTGGGTCCCACGCAGCTCCGTTTGACCTAATCCCACCTCTATAAATTCCCAAACATTCTCAAACCAACAGAGAGCCACCCGAAACACTTTTTCCGTCACAGCAAGCTTCAGTTCATTCgtgatcccatctggaggcctttttcggtactctgccggagggggaatcgatcatgaagggcttctacatcagcCTTGTTGCACCttcaatgatgtgtgagtagtttaccacagacctacgggtccatagctagtaggtAGATAGCTTCTTCTTTCTCTccgatcttcaatacaaagttctccatgaTCTCCGTAGAGttctatctgatgtaatcttcttttgtggtgtgtttgttggaatccaatgaactgtgggtttatgatcataTTATTCATTGAAAGTAATTGAGTTTTTTGAACTTTACTATGCATGAATGTTATAGCTTTATATTTATCTCCGATCTAtttgtttggtttggccaactacaACCAAGTAAGTCCCTCACGCCTGCGGGGGGCAAGGAAATGCTCTTCCTGGGCTAGCTCAAGAAACCAACTATCAAAAATGGCGTGGGAGTTTCCATCTCACTTCATCCCATGCAGGCACGCCCTATCACCACCTGGGCCAGAGAAGACGCCCCCATGGGAGTACATGAGCCACCTCCACGAGTTCGCAACCCAGGCGACAAATGTCTCGGAGGCGACAAATGTCTCGGAGGCTCTACACCAAGGTGTGACCCCTGAAGGTCACGCGAGGAGCACGTGGGGGCACAACAATATTCCGGTCACACTACCATACATACCTTTGATGTAGGTGGGACAACATACCACTGATCATCATTGCCAGGAACATCATGGATACCCGCTTTGATAGCTCGGCGCCTTCCTCGTCGACACCATCATCATTAGCTGCACAACGCTTGAGGCCATGTTTGGTTCATAAGTtctaggactttttctagtccctagtCCTTAAAAAGTCTTTCCCTGTTTGTTTCTAcggactaaaaagtccctagtccctctctagaggttattaaatgaccatgttactcatagtatatagaaaaataacaaccaaacaacatcatggggtggcgggccaatggatgcatggaggggcattgttggaaaagtccctaaaagtcccaaaaaagactctttgagagtcttcttcatttagtcccaaaAAACAAATTTTAGTCCCTAATAGTCCCTCCCGTTTGGTTAAAAAGTTTCTAACAAGGATTTTTTCTAGTCCCTACATCaaaaagtccctggaaacaaacacccctAAAGAGCACAAGGAAGGCGACGGGCATCGAGCCCCCACCAATACCTCAAAGGGCTCTACGAAGATACAGGGAGAATATCGAGGAGGCTCCCCGAAGCCTTCACCCCACTCGTTGGCTTCACTCCAGGATGGCTGCCCTCCGCCGTCTTCATGGCAAAGCTTGCCATCACACAAGAGCCCCACCAGTCACCCATGTTGAATCCTCGTCTTACATAAAGAGCACAAGTTACAGCCAAGTACCTTCAGACACACGGCTCTTGTTTTTTCTCATAATTTTTTTATACAAAATCACACAGATGGATAGCAAAACATGAAAATTGCAAAATAATTGACAAATGAAAGATGGATATCCATACATATGTATCACATGGATTATTAGCCAACTTACAATCCAATGTTGGTGCCTTATTAGAAACCAATTTATCACTATTTTCTCGTTTTGATGGCACTGAATAAATGATTGCAGCTTGACCATTTATCTTTTTGACAAAACTTAGATTCTTGTTTTCACAAGATATGAAAATGCTCGCAAAAAATCAAAAGTTTTCTTAAATAGCACCAATCTGTCAGCATTCATCTGAAATTACCAATCTTTGATCCACTCTGGAGTAGTCATATCAGCAGGATCTTCAGTCAGGATGGAAGGGGGCACTGTTAAATCCTGCTgaagagtttctacatatatgtCGATGCGATTAGAGATTTCTTGAGGTACTCTTGAAGTGACATCTGCTATTTGTTTCCAGTCAATGCCATCAAACCAGGGATGTTCCTTCACAGCGTCAGCACCTGTGGCTCCAAGGCGTGTATTTTCATCTACCACAAGTAGCTGGCCAGAGAAACCACAAAATTGAGTTGCCTTATTGCACATAGAACAAATAAGGTCAAAGATATATATGAACAATGAAAGTACAAACATTGGAGCACGGATACAACCTTGGTTATAAGGTCACCAACTTCCACACTGAAAGCTGATGGTATAATTAGGCGACCTTTCGCAATCTTACCGAAAGGTTCTAGCTCGCTCTCCCTCCAGGACCCAAATGGCATGTCTGATTGCAGCATGAAATAAATCAATACTCCAAGCGCCCACCTGATCATACAAAAGCAAAATAACTATTGCTTAATGTTTACAGAACTATAGATATACATACAAATCGCAAACTCATAGCTTTCCAGCTGAAGAATGTAGTGCAAAAAATATTAATGTGCATTCTTTCCTTAAGAGAATTTGTAATTTCGTATCTACTTCAATCTTGCTTCTTGGGAGAGATTAGGTTTTTATATGTCTCCATCTGCTGTGTTTTCGGCACTGAAAGCATCTTCTAGAGGAAAATGGGCATGTCGGCACTGACACCGACGGCAACAATGACAACAACAAAGACATCCATGACAACAATAATTCACAGCACGCATAATTTGGAAGGTCTTACACAAAAATGGGGGTAGATAACCACTTACCAATCAGCAGTAAACCCATGCCCCCTGCCAAGAACAACCTCTGGAGGTAGAGAGTCAGCGATGCCACATATTGTGTAAGTCCTTTCACCTTCCAACTTCTTCGCAAACCTGAAGTCAACTACCTGTCACACATAAATACATTTTTATCATTAGAACAGCGATGCTATCTGCTCTCCTGTCACATTAAATGTCAATTTAGTAAATTAGAAACTACGCAACAATCAAAATTTGTCCTGGTCGAAGAAGGATTATATATTTGTATGCTATGGTCTTAGGGCTAGATGAACATGTGTATTAGTTTTACATTCCTCAAAAAGTGCTTATTAGAAGCATGAACATTCTCTGCAACAAATGGTAGTTCTATCACCAGATACCTTAAGGTCAGATAATCACCTGCAGATATCCCGATCGGTCGAGCATAAGAATATCTGCTGAAACACCTCTGTAAAGAATAGACCTCTGAAATATTGTACATACTTAGATGCATATTGTAGATAAGCTCATGATATGAAACATAATACAATTTTTTTTAATGTCTGCAGAAAAGACACAAAATGGTCGGACCCTTCCCCGGACCCTGGCAAGCGGGAGCTACATGCACCCGGCTGCCCTATTAGTCTCTCAAATGCAGAAAATGAAAATCTTACCCGATGAAGTTCTTCTAGAGCAACAACAACTGAAGCTGCATAGAATCGTGCGGATGACTCACTTAGTGGTGCATTAAGTATTGAAGCCAGTGAGCAACAAAGGCAACAATTCAGCAGTATTCCAAGATATGATTGATCCGCACAAGTACATAAAACTTCTGGCACACAAGCTGATTTGCTCAAAGTTTTCATCATGTCTttctcctgaaacacctgctttTCCTTACAGAGATCATTTACCCTCTTAATATAAAACCTTTTGAAGCTTTTCATCTTGTCTGGTTGATGGTTAGCACAAAGGAAACAGAACACGATTAGCTAAAAGTCATGTATGGCCGTTAGAAAATTGATACATCTGATAACAAAGGACAGCCAAGCTGAATTCATCGTCATACCAGAGCCTCTAATTTGGACAAGACCGATCTCGCTGCAATCAGCGGCATATATGCACTCCTTCCATTCCTGTGAACATATATAGAACCATGCATCGGCAATGATCTGACCAAATCTTTCCCCTGATAGAAACATTGACATTAGAGAAAAGAAATTGAAATACTAACCCCCTACCAAATCAGATAGCTGAACCCTCCTGAAGGGCAAATCGTCATCCGCACAATGCTGGTTCTCCTTTGGGATAAGAGAACTTTTAAGCCTGCATATATGTCGTGAAATGATAAGCTCAGTGGCTGAGAAACATCTCCTGGGTGACTATGAAAAATATGTTACATGTACAGTACATGGAATCAGCCTGTGATGGTTTAGGCAAAGACCCAACAATTAAATCAAATTTCTCTTTTGCTATAGTAGAACAGATCACATCACCAACTGAGCTAGCAGTAAATGTGATAGTCTCTCCAATGAGAGCCCACTCTCCAAAGTGACCTCCCTCATCTATCTCAACCACATAATTACCACTTTCTTGACTCTGTTGGACCTGCTTTCCATGAGTACTAAGAAGATCCCACGAATCTGAATTTAACCTATCAGCTGCTACTGTAAGTCTCACATGGCCTCTTTGAATAATATATAGAGAAGAGACGTCATCATCCTGAAAAAGGGTTCACAAAAGAAACAATTAATAACCATTCAAGGATCCCATAAGTTTGCAGAAGAGCATGCCGATATGTTTTCTTTTGGCCGTGTGCATTGCAGATGCAGAGGTGGGGAGTGAACTCTTTTGTGATTATATCTCCCTGATATGGTACAAACAATCAATAAAAGCTTCCATTTCATTAAAAAAACAATTTTCAGGCAGTATACCTTGTCTACTATTACTTGTCCATCTGCAAATGATACCTCAACAAGTGAGTCGGCAAGTTGACTTAGCTGAAGCACTGTCAATCTTGTAAACAGTTGTACAGATCGGAGCAACTTCAGTGATGGTATGTTTGAAAATTCTGACATCAGAATTCCCCGGAAATCCTCCCGCTTTAGAGCCCATAATGTTCCATTAGTCACGGCACGGACCGAAGACTGAAGTGGCTTGTTATACCTGTTTGTTTATAAACAAATGGTAATTAGATGTGCTAAATAGTGAGGGACTGAGTGTCACCTATATCCGTCTGGACTGCTTATTCATATAGTATATGGTTAAGTCAAGTCATGGTATGGGGGAGATACTTAGGGCGGCCAGGCCAGACCCAACAAGAACGAAATTTTATTGGATTGTTTGGTTCAGAGGTTGATGGTGGCCAACCGATAAGGTGATGACGACTCGTTTCGGTGGAAGCTAATAAATCCTGGTAGTTTTACCATAAAATCGATGTAGGCTGATGGTATTAATACTGGTACGGTCTTGCAAGATCAATATATATATAGAAGTTTAAGGTTCCCTTGAAATTAAAGATTTAccaaaaaggctttcgccccgctttatatataaagcaacaaTCATCAACAACCCGGTACAAACGCACGCCAAcacaacacacgcacacacacccAACGCAGGATACATTCTGAGCACGGCAACACCACCCCTAGCACTACAAGAGCAACCGGGGCCTTCAACCGTGAACACGCCACCGCGAAGATATGAAGCTGCATACGACGAACCGTGGGCTCCAAGGCGGCGCCTTCAGGAAAGTTACGACAGCGGAGCGCCACCAGCGCTCGATCCGAGGATCAGAGGAGCAACACGACGGGCAATGAGAGCCGCGAcaacgccttcaagaagggaacgagcttcgccgccgccagTCCGTCCGAAGATAGAGGTTTTCACCCCGGCCAACACTCACCGCCACCGAACGCCACACCCCAGCTAGCACACTGCCCACATGGCCATGGCCATCGGGCAGCACCGAGCCACGGGCTTTGGCCATGAGCACCGCGCTGCCACCACCTGGGCCGCCCCCCCGGCATCCAAGACCTTGACACCACCTCACCCGAGACCCGCTGCTACCCCAACCAAAGGGGCGAGCGGAAAGACCCCACCTTTCGCACCCCTGGCTGAGACCCAATAGACCGGCCAAAACTGGCGTCCATCGACCCGTCCTGCAGCACCGGGCACGAGACGAGGTCGGTCCTGCAGCGGGGTGGGAGACGAGCTCGGTCCTGCAACACCGGCCACGAGATGAGCGATGGACCGCAGCTAGGAGAGGGCCAACCCTTCGAAAAAAGTAGCGCCCGGACGATGAGGAGAGGGATCGGAGGCCGACACAAGCCGCGTACGGACGAGCTGGCGCTGAAACATGCTAGCCGCTGCCGCAACTAACCTGCCAAGCTGCTGTGGGGCCACCCACGACCGGAGCAGCAGCCACACCGGGCTACAACCCAACCCGCGCCGCCCGGCGAGCTCCAAGCGTCGGAGACACCGGGCACGCAACCACCAGGAAGCCAACAGCACAGCGCCGCCAGATCAGAGGCAGCCCCGCCCCACCGC containing:
- the LOC125513173 gene encoding protein phosphatase 2C and cyclic nucleotide-binding/kinase domain-containing protein isoform X4; this encodes MHVLQLLLSPIVSGCSMKLSGSTHTVLKVSLQPSQQVVELVGSESPSITSLNPNNQRSRHDLSRARLRAIESSLENGQLWIPPSPSHRKTWEEQARIGRILHDHFLFRKLTDSQRNVLLDCMQRVEATPGDIVVQQGGEGDCFYVVGNGEFEVLAMQEEDGKEVTKVLHRYTADKLSSFGELALMYNKPLQSSVRAVTNGTLWALKREDFRGILMSEFSNIPSLKLLRSVQLFTRLTVLQLSQLADSLVEVSFADGQVIVDKDDDVSSLYIIQRGHVRLTVAADRLNSDSWDLLSTHGKQVQQSQESGNYVVEIDEGGHFGEWALIGETITFTASSVGDVICSTIAKEKFDLIVGSLPKPSQADSMLKSSLIPKENQHCADDDLPFRRVQLSDLEWKECIYAADCSEIGLVQIRGSDKMKSFKRFYIKRVNDLCKEKQVFQEKDMMKTLSKSACVPEVLCTCADQSYLGILLNCCLCCSLASILNAPLSESSARFYAASVVVALEELHRRSILYRGVSADILMLDRSGYLQVVDFRFAKKLEGERTYTICGIADSLPPEVVLGRGHGFTADWWALGVLIYFMLQSDMPFGSWRESELEPFGKIAKGRLIIPSAFSVEVGDLITKLLVVDENTRLGATGADAVKEHPWFDGIDWKQIADVTSRVPQEISNRIDIYVETLQQDLTVPPSILTEDPADMTTPEWIKDW